One genomic window of Arthrobacter caoxuetaonis includes the following:
- a CDS encoding DNA gyrase/topoisomerase IV subunit A: MARRTASVPSPGEPIAENIIDIDVTTEMEGSFLEYAYSVIYSRALPDARDGLKPVQRRILYMMAEMGLRPDRGHVKSARVVGEVMGKLHPHGDSAIYDAMVRMAQDWALRLPLIDGHGNFGSLDDGPAASRYTEARLAAAALTLTDHLDEDVVDFVPNYDNQLTQPEVLPAAFPNLLVNGASGIAVGMATNMAPHNLGEVIAAAQHLIRHPEATLEDIMRFVPGPDLPSGGRIVGLDGIRDAYATGRGSFKTRAKVEIEQLTARRTGLVVTELPYMVGAEKVIEKIKDAVTSKKLQGISDVVDLTDRMHGLRLVIELKNGFNPKAVLAQLYRYTPMEDSFGINNVSLVDGQPRTLGLVELLQVYVSHRLGVVRRRTAYRLGRKKDRLHLVEGLLIAIVDIDEVIQVIRSSEETAEARTRLMSIYDLTEIQANHILELRLRQLTKYSRLELEKEQEELRAAIEELQAILDSEERLRELVSDELGEVAAKYATPRRTVLLESEAVGPVASDALAAKSGKGAKAVLPLQIADEPCWVILSASGQLARTSNQEPLAEGGQRSRHDVFRSVVATTARGEIGAVTSSGRMIRVQVMDMPALPPTAGLPNMAGGVPAKEFMTLAKGEKLIGLVPLNAVLALGTRKGTAKRLNPDYPLNRDDWEAITLKPGDEVIGAAVAANDDDELVFATKGAQLLRFSASAVRPQGRTAGGVAGMKISDGDEAIFFGVVSAGDPAAVVVTVASGTETLPGTPGGSVKVTDFAEYPAKGRATAGVRAHRFLKGEDALVVAWAGHGPAKAAAANGTARALPTEHGRRDGSGVPLASPVEHIGPSFS, encoded by the coding sequence ATGGCCCGGCGCACCGCCTCCGTACCCAGTCCCGGTGAACCCATCGCCGAGAACATCATCGACATTGATGTCACCACCGAGATGGAGGGATCGTTCCTCGAGTACGCGTACTCGGTGATCTATTCCCGTGCCCTGCCCGACGCCCGCGACGGGCTGAAGCCGGTCCAGCGGCGGATTCTCTACATGATGGCTGAGATGGGGCTGCGCCCGGACCGGGGGCATGTGAAGAGCGCCCGCGTGGTCGGCGAGGTCATGGGCAAGCTGCACCCGCACGGTGACTCTGCGATCTACGACGCCATGGTGCGCATGGCGCAGGACTGGGCCCTGCGCCTGCCGCTGATCGACGGACACGGAAACTTCGGCTCCCTCGATGACGGTCCTGCCGCCTCGCGCTACACCGAGGCCCGCCTCGCGGCAGCTGCCCTGACCCTGACGGACCACCTCGACGAAGACGTCGTGGACTTCGTCCCGAACTATGACAACCAGCTCACCCAGCCGGAGGTCCTTCCCGCCGCGTTCCCGAACCTGCTGGTCAACGGCGCCAGCGGCATCGCCGTGGGCATGGCCACCAACATGGCTCCGCACAACCTGGGCGAGGTCATCGCAGCCGCCCAGCACCTGATCCGGCACCCCGAGGCAACCCTCGAGGACATCATGCGCTTCGTGCCGGGACCGGATTTGCCGTCCGGCGGACGGATCGTGGGCCTGGACGGCATCCGCGACGCATACGCGACCGGACGCGGCTCCTTCAAGACCCGCGCCAAGGTGGAAATCGAACAGCTCACTGCCCGCCGTACCGGGCTGGTGGTCACGGAACTGCCGTACATGGTTGGTGCCGAAAAGGTCATCGAGAAAATCAAGGACGCGGTCACCTCCAAGAAGCTCCAGGGCATCTCCGACGTTGTGGACCTCACGGACCGCATGCACGGCCTGCGCCTGGTCATCGAGCTGAAGAACGGCTTCAACCCCAAGGCCGTGCTGGCCCAGCTCTACCGCTACACGCCGATGGAGGATTCCTTCGGCATCAACAACGTTTCGCTCGTGGACGGGCAGCCCCGCACCCTTGGCCTGGTGGAACTGCTCCAGGTCTACGTGTCCCACCGGCTCGGCGTCGTCCGCCGCCGCACGGCTTACCGGCTGGGCCGCAAGAAGGACCGCCTGCACCTGGTCGAAGGCCTGCTGATCGCCATCGTCGACATTGACGAGGTCATCCAGGTCATCCGGTCCTCCGAGGAGACGGCGGAGGCGCGCACCCGCCTCATGTCCATCTACGATTTGACCGAGATCCAGGCCAACCACATCCTCGAGCTGCGCCTGCGCCAGCTGACCAAGTACTCCCGGCTGGAGCTGGAGAAGGAGCAGGAGGAGCTGCGCGCGGCGATCGAGGAACTCCAGGCCATCCTGGATTCCGAGGAACGCCTGCGTGAACTGGTCTCGGACGAGCTCGGCGAAGTGGCCGCCAAGTACGCTACGCCCCGGCGGACGGTCCTGCTGGAGTCCGAGGCCGTTGGCCCCGTGGCATCTGATGCCCTGGCGGCGAAGTCCGGCAAGGGCGCCAAGGCCGTCCTGCCGCTGCAGATCGCGGACGAACCCTGCTGGGTCATCCTTTCGGCCTCCGGCCAGCTGGCCCGCACGTCCAACCAGGAACCCCTGGCCGAAGGCGGGCAGCGATCCCGCCACGACGTCTTCCGTTCCGTCGTGGCCACCACGGCCCGCGGCGAAATCGGAGCGGTGACATCCTCCGGCCGGATGATCCGCGTCCAGGTGATGGATATGCCGGCCCTGCCGCCTACCGCCGGCCTGCCGAATATGGCCGGCGGTGTTCCGGCCAAGGAGTTCATGACTCTGGCCAAGGGCGAGAAGCTTATTGGGCTGGTGCCCCTCAACGCGGTGCTGGCACTCGGTACCCGGAAGGGAACCGCCAAACGCCTCAACCCCGACTACCCGCTGAACCGCGATGACTGGGAAGCCATCACGCTCAAGCCCGGAGACGAGGTTATCGGCGCCGCCGTCGCAGCGAACGACGACGACGAACTGGTCTTTGCCACCAAGGGCGCCCAGCTGCTGCGCTTCAGCGCTTCGGCCGTGCGTCCGCAGGGACGGACCGCCGGCGGTGTTGCCGGCATGAAGATCAGCGACGGGGATGAAGCCATCTTCTTCGGCGTCGTCTCCGCCGGGGATCCCGCCGCCGTCGTGGTGACCGTGGCCTCCGGCACCGAGACCCTGCCGGGCACCCCCGGCGGCTCCGTGAAGGTGACCGATTTCGCCGAGTATCCCGCGAAGGGCCGTGCAACTGCAGGCGTCCGCGCGCACCGTTTCCTCAAGGGCGAAGACGCCCTGGTGGTGGCCTGGGCCGGGCATGGTCCTGCCAAGGCGGCAGCAGCCAACGGCACCGCCCGGGCCCTGCCCACCGAACACGGACGGCGCGACGGTTCCGGCGTACCGCTGGCCAGCCCGGTGGAGCATATCGGACCCAGCTTCAGCTAA
- a CDS encoding bifunctional GNAT family N-acetyltransferase/acetate--CoA ligase family protein, with protein MAEQGQYPEYWEADVVLRDGGTGHLRPVSPADTEALQAFHMRQSQSSIYLRFFTYKAKLSSRELKRFTNVDYRDRVAFVITLGSEIVGIGRYDRLDDPTEAEVAFNISDDHQGRGIGSILLEHLAAAARENGIRRFSAEVLPENRKMLSVFADAGYEVRRAFDDGVIALDFDIDPTDKSRAVMESREHRAEARSVADLLAPSSIAVIGASREWGSIGYQLMEHIVEGGFTGSVYAVNPEAFELAGMVSYGRISEVPKPVSLAVIAVPYEQVLEVADECAAAGVKHLLVVSAGFADGEAGLARQRTLVRQARANGMRVVGPASLGLINTRPDISLNASMAPVMPRRGGLGLFSQSAAIGVLLYAAAQRRQLGLSSTISAGNRADVSGNDAMQYWEDDADTRVVGLYLESVGNPRKFSRIARRLASIKPVIVAKSDVTGLQLPPGHSVRITQAPQGALDAMLRQSGVIRVDTNEQLMDVAQIACSQPLPRGKGLAILSNSAALGRVLADAAGTLDLEIVHLRTDLTLDSGMSVALPVLREAVAKALADEAVHSAVVTLLPSPGLTNDHIAQTLLDSADEAGKPVVAVFTGIMDPAQQAEGVLAVRTPNASEAQQAQVPEAEGEPAAERPSGLPCFSSPGAAVSALASVVRYTEWAGREHGHFTMPAGVDTDAAHAFVSAQMARVANTELLRLGPGETAELLGYYGIKLLPSLPFRTEDEAVEAADQLGWPVVVKTMDETLRHRLDLGGVRLNIASEQSLRSNISEMRSALEPYGRFELEVQSMAPSGQGCVLRAIEDPLLGPVLSFGIAGDAVNLLDDWAHGIPPLTDVDIADLVRAPRASRRLFGYQGLPRVDVAALEDVVARLALLKDEHPEIALVDINPVLVSVQGVTVLSADIRLGNPQQRTDSARRALRD; from the coding sequence ATGGCGGAGCAGGGACAATACCCCGAATATTGGGAAGCAGATGTCGTGTTGCGGGACGGCGGTACAGGACACCTCCGTCCGGTTTCGCCGGCCGATACCGAGGCGTTGCAGGCCTTCCACATGCGTCAGTCCCAAAGCTCCATCTATCTTCGCTTCTTCACCTACAAGGCTAAACTGAGCAGCCGCGAGCTTAAGCGCTTTACCAACGTCGATTACCGGGACCGGGTTGCGTTTGTGATCACACTCGGCTCCGAAATCGTGGGAATCGGCCGCTACGACAGGCTCGATGACCCCACCGAGGCCGAAGTAGCGTTCAACATTTCGGATGACCACCAGGGCCGCGGGATCGGATCGATCCTGCTCGAACACCTCGCCGCCGCAGCCCGCGAGAACGGCATCCGCCGCTTCAGCGCCGAGGTGCTGCCCGAAAACCGCAAGATGCTCAGTGTCTTCGCTGATGCCGGCTACGAGGTCCGCCGTGCCTTTGACGACGGCGTCATCGCCCTGGATTTCGATATCGATCCCACGGACAAGTCACGCGCCGTGATGGAATCACGGGAGCACCGCGCCGAGGCGCGCAGCGTTGCCGACCTGCTGGCGCCGTCGTCGATTGCCGTCATTGGCGCGAGCCGCGAATGGGGTTCGATCGGCTACCAGCTGATGGAGCACATTGTGGAGGGCGGGTTCACGGGGTCCGTGTACGCGGTGAATCCCGAAGCATTCGAACTTGCCGGGATGGTCTCCTACGGCAGGATTTCCGAGGTTCCGAAGCCCGTTTCCCTGGCCGTGATCGCCGTGCCCTATGAACAGGTGCTCGAGGTAGCGGATGAATGTGCCGCTGCGGGAGTGAAGCACCTGCTGGTGGTCAGCGCAGGGTTTGCCGACGGCGAGGCGGGCCTGGCCCGCCAGCGCACCCTGGTGCGCCAAGCCCGCGCCAACGGCATGCGCGTGGTGGGCCCCGCGTCCCTGGGCCTGATCAACACGCGCCCGGATATTTCCCTGAATGCCTCCATGGCTCCGGTGATGCCGCGGCGCGGCGGCCTGGGCCTGTTCAGCCAGTCAGCCGCCATCGGGGTGCTGCTCTATGCGGCAGCCCAGCGCCGGCAGCTGGGGCTGTCCTCCACGATTTCGGCTGGAAACAGGGCGGATGTGTCCGGCAACGACGCCATGCAGTACTGGGAGGACGACGCCGACACCCGGGTTGTGGGCCTGTACCTGGAGTCCGTGGGCAATCCCCGTAAGTTCTCCCGGATTGCCCGGCGCCTCGCGAGCATCAAACCGGTGATCGTCGCCAAGTCCGATGTCACGGGACTCCAGTTGCCGCCGGGCCACTCCGTGCGGATCACCCAGGCTCCGCAGGGCGCCCTCGATGCCATGCTGCGCCAGTCCGGGGTTATCCGGGTGGACACCAACGAACAGCTCATGGACGTTGCGCAGATAGCCTGCAGCCAGCCCCTTCCCCGGGGCAAGGGCCTGGCCATCCTCAGCAATTCCGCGGCCCTGGGACGGGTCCTGGCTGATGCTGCGGGAACCCTGGACCTTGAAATCGTCCACCTGCGGACCGACCTCACCCTGGACAGCGGCATGAGCGTGGCCCTGCCGGTGCTGAGGGAAGCGGTCGCCAAGGCACTGGCTGATGAAGCAGTGCACTCCGCCGTCGTCACGCTGCTGCCCTCGCCGGGCCTGACCAATGACCACATTGCCCAGACCCTGCTTGACTCTGCCGATGAGGCCGGCAAACCGGTCGTCGCGGTCTTCACCGGGATCATGGACCCGGCGCAGCAGGCCGAGGGGGTCCTGGCGGTCCGCACGCCGAATGCCTCGGAAGCGCAGCAGGCACAGGTGCCGGAGGCCGAGGGGGAGCCCGCAGCGGAGCGGCCGTCCGGACTGCCGTGCTTTTCGAGTCCGGGAGCTGCCGTGAGCGCGCTGGCCTCGGTGGTGCGCTACACCGAGTGGGCGGGCCGGGAGCACGGCCATTTCACGATGCCCGCCGGGGTGGACACGGACGCCGCGCATGCCTTCGTCAGCGCCCAGATGGCCCGGGTGGCCAACACGGAACTGCTGCGCCTTGGGCCCGGCGAAACTGCTGAGCTGCTGGGCTATTACGGCATCAAGCTGCTCCCGTCCCTTCCCTTCCGGACCGAAGACGAGGCCGTTGAAGCCGCTGACCAGCTGGGCTGGCCGGTGGTGGTAAAGACCATGGATGAGACCCTGCGCCACCGGCTTGACCTGGGCGGGGTGCGGTTGAACATCGCCTCGGAGCAGTCGCTGCGCAGCAATATTTCCGAGATGCGTTCGGCCCTTGAGCCCTACGGCCGGTTCGAGCTCGAGGTGCAGTCCATGGCTCCATCCGGTCAGGGTTGCGTCCTGCGGGCCATCGAAGACCCGCTGCTGGGCCCCGTCCTGTCCTTCGGCATCGCCGGAGACGCCGTGAACCTGCTCGATGACTGGGCGCACGGCATTCCGCCGCTCACCGACGTCGACATTGCCGACCTGGTCCGGGCGCCCCGCGCCTCCCGCCGGCTGTTTGGCTACCAGGGCCTGCCCCGGGTCGACGTCGCAGCCCTGGAGGACGTCGTCGCCAGGCTGGCCCTGCTCAAGGACGAACACCCCGAGATTGCGCTGGTGGACATTAACCCGGTGCTGGTCTCCGTGCAGGGCGTTACGGTCCTCAGCGCGGACATCCGGCTGGGCAACCCGCAGCAGCGCACGGACAGTGCCCGCCGGGCGCTCCGGGACTAA
- a CDS encoding DUF5998 family protein — protein sequence MSPLLSAERRSLDASIERAGFYPTLLADVVHDALDGREPLSHLIHLETHFDRTEVHRHITVLVLTDDMLVITHVDDQQLDEEGEQMMAQVSTESVPVTQIRSVVLGYMYSQPQNYKPSDQARELTLAIAWSGGQRLDMGPAGCADPQCEADHGYTGTIAQEDIVLRVSAEADGIQAVQNAKAFARALRKVNTDTINMRTLDTAVDRQRMPGIGSRFNRGHHQR from the coding sequence ATGTCGCCGCTACTTTCAGCAGAACGCCGCAGCCTTGACGCCTCAATCGAACGTGCCGGCTTCTACCCCACACTCCTCGCCGATGTGGTGCACGATGCCCTCGACGGCCGCGAACCCCTGTCACACCTGATCCATCTTGAAACCCACTTCGACCGCACCGAGGTCCACCGGCACATCACCGTGCTGGTGCTCACCGACGACATGCTGGTGATCACCCATGTGGACGACCAGCAGCTGGACGAAGAGGGCGAGCAGATGATGGCCCAGGTCTCCACGGAGTCCGTACCCGTGACGCAGATCCGCTCTGTCGTGCTGGGGTACATGTACTCCCAGCCGCAGAACTACAAGCCGTCCGACCAGGCCCGGGAACTGACCCTGGCCATCGCGTGGTCCGGCGGCCAGCGGCTGGACATGGGTCCGGCCGGCTGTGCGGATCCCCAGTGCGAGGCTGACCACGGTTACACCGGCACCATCGCCCAGGAAGACATCGTCCTGCGGGTCAGCGCCGAAGCCGACGGAATCCAGGCAGTACAGAATGCCAAGGCCTTTGCCCGCGCGCTGCGCAAGGTCAACACCGACACCATCAACATGCGCACGCTGGACACGGCCGTCGACCGGCAGCGCATGCCCGGCATCGGCAGCCGGTTCAACCGCGGACATCACCAGCGGTAA
- a CDS encoding alkaline phosphatase family protein has product MESASAPAEPLPKAPGYGQSSVAEVLTSAAAALQVPGFANTLELPPARRVCVVMVDGLGRSLLKQRAGHAPYLRSLLDSGRTLTAAFPTTTAASLASFGTGLAPGQHGMVGYDVFDPGQDKVVNMLGNWDAGVDPVQWQPFPTVLERAAEHLPVTTVSLPRFADSAMTKAALRGGSYVSGTGIHARVQAAAEKLGSEKRMLMYFYFNELDKTGHRYGAQSSEWGGTLEEIDSALKRFTSKLPADTLVLLTADHGMVDAAPQDRIDFAADPALVDGVRHTAGDPRMVQLHVEPDAPAGTVDRLAAAWQKSFGSRAWILTRAQAVEAGLFGPVRPEVLPRIGDLLIAAREPIALYDTRRASPSALQMVGQHGSLTRAEREVPLLTLARPAKGGRK; this is encoded by the coding sequence ATGGAGTCCGCATCCGCTCCCGCTGAACCGCTGCCCAAAGCCCCCGGCTACGGGCAAAGTTCCGTTGCTGAGGTCCTCACCAGCGCCGCGGCCGCCCTGCAGGTTCCCGGGTTCGCCAATACGTTGGAGCTTCCCCCGGCCCGCCGCGTCTGCGTGGTCATGGTGGACGGTCTCGGCCGCAGCCTGCTCAAACAGCGGGCCGGCCATGCGCCGTATCTGCGCTCCCTGTTGGACTCCGGCCGGACCCTGACGGCGGCCTTTCCGACCACGACGGCGGCCTCCCTGGCATCCTTCGGTACCGGACTGGCCCCGGGCCAGCACGGCATGGTGGGCTACGACGTCTTCGATCCGGGCCAGGACAAAGTAGTGAACATGCTCGGCAACTGGGATGCCGGCGTAGACCCAGTACAGTGGCAGCCCTTTCCCACAGTGCTGGAGCGAGCGGCCGAACACCTCCCGGTGACCACTGTCAGCCTGCCGCGCTTCGCTGATTCGGCCATGACGAAAGCGGCCCTGCGCGGCGGGTCCTACGTCTCCGGAACGGGGATCCACGCACGGGTCCAGGCAGCGGCAGAAAAGCTCGGCTCCGAGAAGCGCATGCTGATGTACTTCTACTTCAATGAGCTGGACAAGACCGGCCACCGCTACGGGGCCCAGTCCTCCGAGTGGGGCGGCACGCTGGAAGAAATCGATTCTGCCCTCAAACGCTTCACGTCCAAGCTGCCTGCGGACACGCTGGTGCTGCTGACCGCCGACCACGGCATGGTGGACGCCGCGCCGCAGGACCGGATCGACTTCGCAGCCGACCCCGCACTCGTGGACGGCGTGCGCCATACGGCGGGCGATCCCCGGATGGTGCAGCTGCACGTGGAGCCGGATGCCCCGGCCGGGACGGTGGACCGGCTCGCTGCCGCCTGGCAGAAGTCCTTTGGGAGCCGCGCCTGGATCCTGACCCGGGCCCAGGCCGTGGAAGCCGGACTGTTCGGTCCCGTGCGCCCAGAGGTCCTGCCGCGGATCGGCGACCTGCTGATAGCCGCACGCGAACCGATTGCCCTGTACGACACCCGGCGGGCCAGCCCGTCAGCCCTGCAAATGGTGGGCCAGCACGGCTCCCTGACACGTGCCGAGCGCGAAGTCCCGCTCCTGACGCTGGCCCGGCCGGCTAAGGGCGGGCGGAAATAG
- a CDS encoding thymidine kinase: protein MAELVFFSGTMDCGKSTLALQMDYNHSARGRGGILFSRNDRAGNSMISSRLGLKTRAVEVRDSTDFWDEVSGRLGTGERVDYLICDEAQFYSEEQVEQLARIVDEMGIDVFAFGIATDFRTRLFPGSRRLIELADRIEVLQVRALCWCGRRATHNARTVDGVMVVTGDQVVVGDVDKRSAEPGPEALFAPEEAGALPVVGYETLCRRHYMRRMGAQQAARTAGMGEDPDICAVDVPRR, encoded by the coding sequence ATGGCTGAGCTCGTCTTCTTTTCCGGAACCATGGACTGCGGCAAGTCCACGCTGGCCCTCCAGATGGACTACAACCACAGTGCCCGCGGCCGCGGAGGAATCCTTTTCAGCCGCAACGACCGTGCCGGCAACTCCATGATCTCCAGCCGGCTGGGCCTGAAGACCCGCGCCGTCGAGGTGCGGGACAGCACCGACTTCTGGGACGAAGTCAGCGGCCGCCTCGGCACGGGGGAGCGGGTTGACTACCTGATCTGCGATGAAGCCCAGTTCTACAGCGAAGAGCAGGTAGAGCAGCTGGCCCGGATCGTCGACGAAATGGGGATTGACGTCTTCGCGTTCGGCATCGCCACCGATTTCCGTACGCGGCTCTTCCCCGGGTCGCGGCGGCTGATCGAACTTGCCGACCGGATTGAGGTGCTGCAGGTACGTGCGCTCTGCTGGTGCGGCAGGCGCGCCACGCACAATGCCCGGACGGTAGACGGTGTGATGGTCGTGACCGGGGACCAGGTCGTTGTGGGCGATGTGGACAAGCGCTCAGCGGAGCCGGGCCCCGAGGCCTTGTTCGCTCCGGAGGAAGCAGGAGCGCTGCCCGTTGTAGGGTACGAGACACTCTGCCGCCGCCACTACATGCGCAGGATGGGTGCCCAGCAGGCCGCACGCACCGCCGGTATGGGCGAGGATCCCGACATTTGCGCCGTGGACGTTCCCCGCAGGTAG
- the sepH gene encoding septation protein SepH has protein sequence MQDLRLVGIHEGGEHLLLSGRGGETFRLRIDEALRVAASKPARRAGQPGEPEAGPTMTPRDIQARIRAGASAEEVAELSGHDLAHIRRYEGPVLAEREYIARQAQAVEVAAPMSAAQDSHRSAFGDSPVNLGDMVIHRLRAFGVDPDTVEWDSWRRPEGSWDVVARFSLGEQSRVSVGEEPPARWSYNPLRRQVTNANRWAQLLSELAPVDSPVPARRLSAVADRVFDFEIDTAPEEPENVSEEETDELLNVLRSRRGQRLGTDEDGDDALAALLAKGSIPAAHPRDGQAELEDEAPSRPRTGRLTLAPAAVEDAGEDDDSADETPAGAADPLHLDEGISSSTREISILARPLRGSRRDTPEKTDPPREAPSEKDPEAAPEAKEPITERRIKPKRSSVPSWDEIVFGTKGD, from the coding sequence ATGCAGGATCTACGGCTCGTGGGTATCCATGAGGGCGGCGAACATCTGCTGCTGAGCGGACGGGGCGGAGAAACCTTCCGTCTTCGCATTGACGAAGCCCTGCGTGTTGCCGCTTCCAAGCCCGCACGGCGGGCAGGACAGCCCGGCGAACCCGAAGCGGGTCCGACCATGACTCCGCGCGACATCCAGGCCCGCATCCGTGCCGGAGCAAGCGCAGAAGAAGTCGCAGAGCTCTCCGGACACGACCTTGCGCACATCCGCCGCTATGAAGGCCCGGTGCTGGCCGAACGCGAGTACATTGCCCGCCAGGCCCAGGCCGTGGAAGTTGCCGCCCCCATGTCGGCAGCCCAGGACAGCCACCGCTCCGCTTTTGGCGACTCCCCCGTAAACCTCGGAGACATGGTCATCCACCGCCTCCGTGCCTTCGGCGTGGATCCTGACACCGTCGAGTGGGACTCCTGGCGCCGCCCCGAAGGTTCCTGGGATGTAGTGGCCCGGTTCAGCCTTGGTGAGCAGTCCCGCGTCTCGGTCGGGGAGGAACCGCCCGCGCGCTGGTCCTATAACCCCCTGCGCCGCCAGGTCACGAACGCCAACCGGTGGGCCCAGCTGCTCAGCGAACTTGCTCCGGTCGACTCCCCTGTCCCCGCACGCCGGCTCTCCGCCGTCGCGGACCGTGTCTTCGACTTCGAGATCGACACGGCGCCCGAGGAACCGGAAAACGTCTCCGAGGAAGAAACCGATGAGCTGTTGAACGTGCTGCGCTCACGCCGCGGGCAGCGGCTCGGCACGGACGAAGACGGAGACGACGCCCTGGCAGCACTGCTGGCCAAGGGCAGCATTCCCGCTGCTCATCCGCGGGACGGACAGGCAGAACTCGAAGACGAGGCACCCTCGCGTCCGCGCACCGGGCGCCTGACCCTGGCTCCGGCAGCAGTCGAAGATGCCGGGGAAGACGACGATTCCGCTGACGAAACGCCCGCGGGAGCCGCGGATCCCCTGCACCTGGATGAGGGCATCAGTTCTTCCACCCGTGAGATCAGCATCCTGGCCCGGCCGCTGCGCGGCTCACGCCGTGACACGCCGGAAAAGACGGATCCGCCCCGCGAGGCCCCTTCGGAGAAAGACCCGGAAGCAGCACCCGAGGCCAAGGAACCCATTACCGAACGCCGAATCAAGCCCAAGCGGTCCTCGGTGCCCAGCTGGGACGAAATCGTCTTCGGCACCAAGGGCGACTAG
- a CDS encoding DUF4193 domain-containing protein → MATDYDAPRKADEEASEESIDELKTRRTNTQSAVVDEDEAEAADSFELPGADLSGEELMVRVLPAQSDEFTCASCFLVRHRSQIAKEKDGLYYCVDCEG, encoded by the coding sequence ATGGCGACAGATTACGACGCGCCGCGCAAGGCCGACGAGGAAGCCAGCGAAGAATCGATCGATGAGCTGAAGACCCGCCGGACCAACACCCAGTCCGCCGTCGTGGATGAGGATGAGGCGGAAGCGGCGGACAGCTTCGAACTGCCCGGAGCGGACCTCTCCGGCGAAGAACTGATGGTGCGGGTGCTCCCCGCGCAGTCAGATGAATTCACCTGTGCGTCCTGCTTCCTGGTCCGCCACAGGTCGCAGATCGCCAAGGAAAAGGACGGCCTCTACTACTGCGTGGACTGCGAGGGCTGA
- a CDS encoding DUF3093 domain-containing protein, with product MSSPVSQTPSQTVLYSERLLPALWIWLVVAGISGTFVLAFIPISLTVGIVVAIVAALVLAALLLMSTPRIRVTPETLQVGRAEIERRWIGEVAGFRGEDATQQRGPAMNATAYLCIRGWISPVVKIEITDPADRTPYWLTSTRHPEKLVEALQQTSR from the coding sequence GTCCCAAACTGTCCTGTATTCGGAGCGGCTGCTTCCGGCACTGTGGATCTGGCTGGTGGTTGCAGGCATCTCCGGAACGTTTGTCCTGGCCTTCATCCCCATCAGCCTGACCGTCGGGATTGTGGTGGCCATTGTGGCGGCACTGGTGCTGGCTGCCCTGCTGCTGATGTCCACGCCGCGCATCCGCGTCACGCCCGAGACCCTGCAGGTGGGGCGCGCGGAGATTGAACGCCGCTGGATCGGCGAGGTGGCCGGCTTCCGCGGGGAGGACGCCACACAGCAGCGCGGACCGGCGATGAACGCGACGGCGTACCTGTGCATCCGCGGCTGGATCAGCCCGGTCGTGAAGATCGAGATCACCGATCCGGCAGACCGCACGCCGTACTGGCTCACCTCCACACGCCACCCCGAGAAGCTGGTCGAGGCACTGCAGCAGACCTCCCGCTGA